The Argiope bruennichi chromosome 5, qqArgBrue1.1, whole genome shotgun sequence genome segment CCAAGAGTGGACACTGTTAGCAAGATGTAGATTTTCACTGACGTGCATATGTAGTCGCTTATTGTAAAGGGAATGAGCCAGCCCATAGAATTGCAAACATAGTAGCATCCGAAAGCCGCCTCTTCATCTTTTTTAAATAGAACACCATAAAAAGCTGAAAAGAAAacacaatatttcattataatcagtatttatatcaaaatatttatttctgaaaagtcAAGGGAATTTTAGCTAGCTTgcaactttaataaaattaatataaattaatttttaataaaataacatctcTCTTAATGTTGACAGAAATATTAGTTATGAGAGAAGATGTAAAAGGAATTTGTATAATgccatttcgaatttttttcgaaatgtttttgaagcgacattttttaattagaatcaattttttttgttacaaatttgtctttatatgtaatgaaaattcaaaCCAATTACTAAAAAAGTAGTCTTCAACAATGAAAAGAAAGTACGAGTATTTTTAGTTAAAACTTCTTTGGAATGTATCATTTCATCATAATTCATAATCATTTCATCATAATTCATAATCATTTCatcataattcaattatttttattattaaaggtgCCATCTAcacctttaataataaaaataaatggaactgATTTAacttttatacacattttttgagaaaaacaataaaaaaaaatcatcccaaTAGATACACGTTTTAAAATCTTAAACGGgttcaaaagttttattgaatttgcaGTGTTTTTAACTTGCAAACTCATTTGACGGTGTAAATAGGCTGACAAAACGTGGAGTTCATAAACATTGCCAATATTCTATTGACTCTAATTTGAATGagtattacaaaataattccAGCACAGGAGATGCTGTTTATTTAAGtgatagtgaaaataaatttaatacaagtaTTTAACGATGAAATTGCACGGTGATTGGCGTTTCAAGGACACATGTGAGTTGTGTGTTCCGAATAATGTGTCCTCTTTTgccttttagttatttttttataatgtcacGTATTTCATGAATATAGGGCAATGTGGATCAAATATATAAACAGATTAAACACTTAAAGGTAATTATTACAGagtcatttttgtttcttttaaatagtcCATTTACCAATTCCACATTCACTGAGAATTGTTATCCATACTGATTGAATTCCCCATGGCATAGGGAAGATCTTGGAATTTCTCAATTCTGTTGATTAGGTGTATGCCAAAAATGAAGTTACACTGTTAAAGAGctcgaaatgaaaattaaaaaaaaatagctgtcaCTGGTCTAGCCATTCAAAAACAATCATACACAAATGTGCTGGGAATATGGAAACCTAAAAACagctaaagaaaataaaaagccaaaacagaaaataaatcataaaaagaaaactcgGAGGGGGACTGAACGAGCCAACATAATATTACAGAATTACTGTGCTAtccaaacataattaataaataaaatttagcaaaagcagacagtttaaatttagaaaatagaacaaaataataaaaagaaaagaaaaaaaattcaaagaaaagaaaaaaaaaaaagaaagaaagaaaatgggaaaggaaacaaaatcaataagaataaattaatatatacattGGCTCAGTCTTAGAAACCATACTAAGGAACAAAAAGCTAAACACAGagttaattttggattttatgtTCACAAGATACCgttcaattttcataattatttgtctTTCTCTATAGATACTACGAAAAGGTTTGATGTCTTAATGACGATTTTTGACCGTAGAACTGCAGTAGATGTTGTACAAAAAGTTCCCATAATTACTAATAATGTTTGATGCTGTATACTATCGCCTTTCTTTATTAGTAACCTTAAACCAAGTCATAGATGTATAGACTCTacaattcttttgaataaaatttgttttcctgaaattcttttaatgtacTTGACaacgttaaatttaaattttagtcatCTTGCTTCTCACATGATTTATATTGTCCATGCCATTTAATCTGCCATTTAGAGTTACATCAAAAATCTTGTggtaattttggtaaaatttctGGTAAGCTTGTTTGTGTTACCAACATACGAACAGTATGAGAATGTTTAAACCGGCCTTTTTCCAAAAGGAATCGGCTGCCTTTTTctaagcacaaaaataattttataattcttggtCCAACAGACTAATTTTTCTAATGCTCATTTAACAGATCTTCAGTTTTATGCTTGCTAGCTGATGCtacaaacagacaaaaaaaatctgtataaacaattattttagtattttttatcaaCGTTAAGTTGGAATACTTCATTAGATACTCGGATACAATACAGAGGTCCAGAATTAGACCTTAGAATTAAAGGGTATTCGATTgagtattctttattaaaaatgtgatcatcataatttaaaaattttttttctattgttgagaAAACTTGAACCACACTAAAAACGATTTTAGGGcagtttatatttttcaaattgtgatGCAATAATGACCACCAAACTtgacaaaaagttatttttgaaatctaaagaaattattctgttatattttgagCTATATCTTGCTCCAGCAATCCAATTCgtagtataaataattacttaagaCGCACTTTCCTTAAGAATGAAACGTACTTATTTTAATacaagtaattatttaatattcttcttattcttaaaatttcctaatattttttagaatttacttatATATTCCTAAGGAATACTGTGGCCTGAAGTTCGTCCCATGCAAAATTGCCCAGCAAAtagttttacattcttttttgaCGTATCATAACTTTTGAATCATCATAAGTTGAAGAGAAAGACAATGTCTTACTTCCCttccctccaaacttccacaccacaataAATGCAAGACATTTTGCTCAGAATGAATTTAATGTGCAACAACCTACTTACATTAaacaaagttaattaatttttctacataaataGTGACTTGATATTAAGTGTTAATAATGCACAAAGCTTTCGAATAAGTTTAAAAGCTTTCGCtatgaaattaaatactatttctgAGTAATCATATTAAGTCATCTCCAGCTAATCTATGAAGTAAAGAGAATCGAATTttctacaattattaaatttatttgcaatattgaaaaattgttttatggcAAGTTATTGATTTATGATGTATTAATTGACTCACCTGGTATTTGTGCCCAAATTATGCCTGTTACGATACCACAAAGGCATGCTGTAACGAAAAACATCATTGGATGATCTGAATCCGGAACCCACATTAACATGAAGACACTGTTTCCTATATTCACTAGCTGAGCTGTGAGAACGATTGGAATTCTTCCAATGTATTTGACTAGGGCACCGGAGAGTGTGGCTGAAAACGCGCAGGCTACGCCATAGGAAGCTGTCACTATACCAACATAAGAAGAGCCCCATGCGCAACCTATAAACGACtgcaaaggaaataaataaaaacattttttttgtgtgtagagtttataaaagaacttttttttaatatttaatttttcattgcaatgtattttaaatattacttaatcatgttatcaactatttaaaaaattcactaacAAGTGGTACTACTAGTAGAGaagcaaaattatattactttttatggATTAACTGAtgattaagtattaaatttaaatttaattaatttaaattaaatttaattaaaattaaattttaaaatagagcaTTGCCATCAAGAACATACATGtgtacaatatttaaaaactctgATGCATGAAGAAATGGCTGAACAATCACTGCCCATCTTAAAAGTGAAACAAGTTAATTCTGTAAAAagagttatttcaaaaaatattaaggcTTTTCATTGTCTTCAAATAAATTACAGACAAGATTATCAAAAAgagaatgataaatatatttgatataaaaacaattttattaaattattaattatgttgtTGCTATTAATactttcaacaacaacaaaaagaaagttAAAGGATATTCGAACCTCTAGTCTaagattttgtaacaatataatgttttaggcttgattagtctgtattattttttaaattagttcttAACTAGTAGCTATAAGTTGCACacctaaaatatgtatttaatatcgttgcAACATGCGTGTCTGCAAATCCAGTCactaaaagaatgaaaagtgTTACagcaaaatatgcttaaaaaattattaaaattgttcagaaatgagtagaagaattaaaattgaatatacagaaataaataaattaaatccttaTGACTGAAAAgcttacttttaaaagtttaaaatggcttaaaaatagcttttatacaTCAACACTTTAATTGCCGGACGTGGTGAATAATCTTTAGTGGTAGCATCACACACATATTACGTGAGCGGACGTATATGTGTTGTTCTAGCTATCACATGCATGTAAGAGTGGTCATTAAAGTGTTGATATACCCCAACTTTATCACGGACACacgttaaaatgtttttttaatagaaaatctaagtaaaaatttgaaaaactctttttagagaatatttattGTTCAAGAAGTAACTGCATGCAACGTTTGGTAGCACTAGATTTAAGGGTATGCTGTATAGATACCCTTAAATCTAGAAtacctttaaattttgaataattttttcacagTCGCCATTTCATCATCCTAAATATCCCATATAATGAAATCTGGCATTCcatgattcatttatttaacattacttataatttcaaatatttaacacaatataCTCTTGGtcaattcaacaatatttttacaaattttatcgcTTAATTAGATAAAACTTGCAAACATTTTGACCAATCttgctttttcattaatttccatCGATTTCAAGacgggtttagtttagttatattaacgtcccgttttaaagctacAGTAGGGCTATATTGGGAccgacatcgtaattttgaactgcggtcaaatgacgaggacgatatctgagctggtaccccctttccacaccacaccagcgagaggacgtttggcccggacggatttaacgtgcaccagacccgcttacacggcggttcttcggtgggatcgggtcacgaacctgcaaccctccggttccaaaccTGGGACCTTGCCACTAGGGACCTTGCCCACGATTTCAAGATTGACTTATTGACTTACTGATTGATTTCGATTGACTTATTTGACTGAATTGTTGATTTTTTCCCCTGAATATTTTCTACTGCAATTTTATtctaaagcaaatattaaaacattttttttttaaatttgctataaGGTGTTAtgacattattaaatttagatttaaaggaAAGCAAAAGaggtttaaaacatatttctaaatttttaaaattggcgTATTTAATGATTCAAGACTATTTAGGGAAAACTTTATGCTTACTTTTTTACAACCCAGAAGTTGGTCTATATAAAAACTgaacataaaagcatttttactttctcatacgtgaatatacaaaaaatttctgTGATCATTAAATAAAAGTGGGGTATTGACATGATAAGAGTATTTCTAATAAGAGTATGatagaaaatgagaaattataaatttctgactAATTCGGCTCTTCTGGTATGCCCATCCAGCTCTTTAAGCTGAATAACGGAGAGtctattgtaatttaaattggaaatattgttactattatatttcttattcaatcTAAAATTGCTATATGCGTTTCTGttacaagtttaaaataatttcttttaactgtcAAGGTTCCATTTCtgtcaataattaatttactctCAATAAATGCCTAACTACTATCCGATTCTAAGAAGAAGCTCGAGCCAAATAATATTACAATCtctgatttttaatatatctcaGTTCAGTTTGAAATGCCTAAGAAAGGAAAGTCAGTAATTTCTTTACAGATATAGGGCAAAATGATGATGAAATTTCAAGTTCCTATCTCCAATCTCTATTTGGCAAATTTAAGAATGACAGAAAATGTATTCCTATAATTATTAAAAGGCTTATCAAATCCAAATAACGTGCATTTTATCTAAAACAGGTATTGTAAGTTAGTTATGAAATATTCGATTAttccaaaaacaaatatttaagaaatatatttggatACTTGTCGGTTGTAACAGCGACCAAAAAGTGCCAAGAATATTTTGCCAATttagggaattttttttgtatatttttatacacatgtgtatatttttataatttggcgaaattttttcttggcgctttttggttgGAGTTAAAACCGAATTGCAcccatatttgaaatatataaaaaatatttacatacctTCGTGAAATCAGCAGTATAAAATCCTTGGAGCATTCCTACGTAAAGCGATATCGGTATCAGAGAAAGCTGTTCCATCTTCTTGCAATTACGGAATGTAGCCATGAGAACGTTAAAATTAAACTTGACGGGTTCTTTCTCTGTATTCAAAGGATCGAGGAATATGATAACCAGTATAACACCGATTACAGCAAGAATGACTGACACCCCAGACAAATAGTAGCGCAATTCGTCATCAACTCCATCAGGGCTTACACCAACGCATTCCGGTTGCGAGTTGCAGAATTCAGACCCACAAAAGCAAGTCGAATTTACAGTTTCATTCACACGGTTGCCAGTTTGTAGAATGTAATAGGATACAAGATTGCTCCACACTTGTGCTGAATGGAAAACCAGCCCATGACATCCGAAAAAGCGGGCAGTGATCGATTCGAGACCTGCAAATCTTTGAAGTGTGTCGATATAACCAGTGCTTTTCCTGGGAATTCTGTAGTACGATTCCCTATTTGGTCTTAAAGAAACAACATTGCCTCTCTTTTGATTAGAGTTAGAGCTAGAGCTAGGGGCACTAATAGATCTTGTTTTCCCTGTAATAGTCGGAAGTGGATTCAATTCATTTCGAGCTCCAATTCCTAATCTTTCTTCTATACTTTTTCCATGATCGCTGGACACCGCACTTACTTTAAAGCGCTTATTGACAGAATAACTACCTCTCCTCGGCGGAATGTCTTTTTTCTCAGGAAGTGTATCAcctttgaattttgcttttaccTCTGGTGTGCTCATTAGTTCTTCAGAATTCTCATAAAAGTGATTGTAATTAGAATTCAGATTCTCAACAGAAAGTTCTTCCACACTTTGATGATTTGAATTGTTTGCCGATAAATCATCATTTATCTTAACAGTTGAATTGTTTAAAGAAAGATCTTCCACACTTGGGACAGTGGATTCTGCAATAGTAGAAAGCGCTTCTGTACTTGTCTGGGTTGATTCCACATTAGATCTTTTCACTTCTTCTCTTACAGTAAGCGTACAGTAAATGAGAGCAGACTCATTAAAATATGTACACTGAGCTCCCCAAATCAAGGACGTTCCTATACCCATCAGAATAGCGGACGGCATCATGGTGAGCCAGTTTGGATAGAAATTTGCCGCAAGGTATGGAATGAATAAAATCGCAGCCATTAGAATTGTAATCCTACAGCCCAGCTTTTTAATTACATACTTTGGAAGGAGCATAGATGATATACAAAATCCAGCGTACACAACGGCTTGTGAAATGGTACCTATGTTCTCTTCTTTGTTCATTGTACTCTGTAGCATACTCAAGCCGTCATAAGCAGTGAAGAGCATTAGAAATGTCAATGAGATTACTACCAAGTTTTTGATGATTCGGAATTTGGTGTATCTCGGCGAAGATTTCACCTCAACTGAAGGTTGTCGCACATTCATTGTATGGCCTTTTCTCTGACTTCCACTTGGAGATTAAAGGTATTAAATATTCTATGTTCTCTTTAACAGAGATAAGTAGTAGACCATATTGCCTgccgaaaagaaaatttttaattacatttaaaagaagctgAATTGCAAtattaagaatgatttattttaaaagaataaatgcatATATCTCATTTTCCAAGGCAATTCAAATTAAAGGTAAGATGATTCTACGAAGCTCGTGGAAAACAGTATAAGTTAAAGATGTAAACACACGATAAAAGTTTGTTACTTGCCTGACGCCAATCATTAAACCCTAGTATTCCATCTATTTTCAGTCAGCATGGCTCAAGTAGATAActtaattttcttagttttaagagGAGGGATTGATATAGAaaataatgagttattttttcataaaataatttttttataaataaaattttttatataaagccTCAACTCTCACTAATTTTTGACAACGTCTGCAGCTCGTCATTGTCAGTTTGTACAAGAAAATTCATGAAGCTGGACTCGTCATTTGAGTTCAAGGAGTTAATCCTCATTACAATACATAAaccaatacaaaaatttaaaaaaatgaattcaaagaaaatgtatGGAATGAAATAAGTTATGAAATGAACTGAGCATTTCAATGTTGAAAATATATGTTAAGTTTACTACCTTTCAATGGCATTAAACAAAAAGTAGAAAGCACCACGGAAAAAGCAAACATTAACATATAGATAATACaagtattagatattttttatacaatttttgttttattattattaatggcaatttttcacaatattagatttatataattactttgaaattttcagtaaattttgattagttaataattcgaaatatatcactacttaaatttatcattagttatttgaaaaagttgaaaaatatcaatataatcgaaatttattcttttaaaattataattacttttgaaagaGGGAATACTCCTTTACCTCTTGACTATGGAACTTGGAACTCGGTGAATAGTAGTGAAAAACAGAAGAAGCTTACGTTAAACAATTGATAaacaactatttattaaaaacatagtCCTCgagttttttctttaattttgatatacaGTGAATGGTTCTAGCACCCGATTAATTTCCGATAAATAGATTTTTTGGATTGTCTATTTTTCCATTCTAAGATAGATATTATTCGATAATATGATCTTTATTTTATCCGATTTGTATGAATCTATGCGcacataatatttgaaattggGAAAATATACTTactaaattcaaatagaaaaaatattaacagtagAGGAATCCTATTATCTGCTGATAAAATGAGAGAATTGAATAGGGAAGCATAATCTAGAATGCAAGCAACCTCTGAAGAAAACAAATGTGTTTTCACAAATTTCTGCCGAAACGGGGAAGAAAATAGAAGAACGAGTAATAAGAGGAGTTGTATAACCATTCAGTTCGCTAAGCATACAGCTGAAATGCTGTTTTATTTGTGACTTTTGAcatgcatattatttttcttatggtaTATATTAAACGATTGggtatgaaaaaattctttagttgAAATTGTTTGTCAGTAACTGTAATAGAATTCATGCATCTGTTGCAAATAATTTGGGAGGACTCAAATTCCTTGGGATTACaaaacaattgatattttttcatatcaacaaatatattttggtaaaatagACATTTCGCATGAATGATTTTACTCTATATTACAAGATAAATTTAAGtggaaaacatattttcttctttttattattttttttaagaaaacagaacaaatatttttatgaaaacagctGGCAACATCCAAATGAGAAAAAGAATCGATTTTATGTGCAATTTCTGCTGCCTTGctatatattttgaacagaaCATTTCTTGAAACAGATGTTTCCAACAGCAGCAGGAACAGCTATAATTcgaaataataatgcttttatataacatattattcttttttttcaactTGAAATGCTTCTTAACCTATCAATCAGTTcttctatttaataaaagaactgattgatgtaaaaatatgtaaaaaataatcaattttaaaaatatgatgtattggaaaatctaattaaaactaaCAATCGTGAAGGCTACAAACACATTACAATTGGATTCATTTTCTGTCTAATCTGTATATCCTACTTTTCTACACTGAAATcctaaaccagcgggagtggtccaCCCAAAACTTTCTTGAATATTACACAATAAAGATACTACTTCCCTCTTCTTCCGCATAAAATTCTGGACTTTATACAAAGCCATGAGAGGCATTAGTggccataattttattttaaaagttccgCACATGAGCTCTTTGTGCTATGTAATATAGTCAAGCAAAACCgagtatgtattttgaaaatcttgTCATCGGcagattgaaactaaaatttgacatggaacaaTAGTAATAAGAtctcattccaaatttcatttatctaaattgttgcacatttgagttatcacgtttccACTCATGGGAAATgcacagaaattaataaaaatttgctgcTCAATTTAGTAGTAAAAACTACAACTTCCACTTCAAGCAAAAAGTTCAGTCTCCTTTTCAACTCATTTTTCTCTGCCACTCTATTtgggaaaatttatttcagaatccaGTTGTATAGTTTATGTCATATTCTTGAAAATAGCGAGCAATTATTAACCACCAAAACAAACTGATTTTCTTCAAACTTGTCGCATTCATTTGATTGTCAACTTCATCCCTCTCTGAAACGTACGAATAATAAAAATCCATTCTAGTGCCTACAATATAATTGgtcaaaatattcatatttgttgaaaattcaaCCACGAATGTTCCTATATTGCTTCCTCCATCGTCACAATCGCCATTTTAGGATAAACCATGGAAATTCTGGGCTATACTGAATTGCCTCGCagtgatttgttttaaaaattttcacttaagCAAATGTGTTTTCAACAAAAGAGAGATTGAGAATTACATTAATAG includes the following:
- the LOC129969394 gene encoding uncharacterized protein LOC129969394 — protein: MNVRQPSVEVKSSPRYTKFRIIKNLVVISLTFLMLFTAYDGLSMLQSTMNKEENIGTISQAVVYAGFCISSMLLPKYVIKKLGCRITILMAAILFIPYLAANFYPNWLTMMPSAILMGIGTSLIWGAQCTYFNESALIYCTLTVREEVKRSNVESTQTSTEALSTIAESTVPSVEDLSLNNSTVKINDDLSANNSNHQSVEELSVENLNSNYNHFYENSEELMSTPEVKAKFKGDTLPEKKDIPPRRGSYSVNKRFKVSAVSSDHGKSIEERLGIGARNELNPLPTITGKTRSISAPSSSSNSNQKRGNVVSLRPNRESYYRIPRKSTGYIDTLQRFAGLESITARFFGCHGLVFHSAQVWSNLVSYYILQTGNRVNETVNSTCFCGSEFCNSQPECVGVSPDGVDDELRYYLSGVSVILAVIGVILVIIFLDPLNTEKEPVKFNFNVLMATFRNCKKMEQLSLIPISLYVGMLQGFYTADFTKSFIGCAWGSSYVGIVTASYGVACAFSATLSGALVKYIGRIPIVLTAQLVNIGNSVFMLMWVPDSDHPMMFFVTACLCGIVTGIIWAQIPAFYGVLFKKDEEAAFGCYYVCNSMGWLIPFTISDYICTSVKIYILLTVSTLGILGYLITERIYFKRKNQIGLRFA